The segment CACAAAATCCTTTTCCGATACGGCGCGGGGATTAAAGGTGGCAGTCCACTGATTGGCGGCTTCGGCCGCCATTATTTTTATCTTTGAACGGTCCACTCCACAATCAGCAAGAGACCGGGGAATTTGTGCCAAGTTCAGGAGACCTTCCAGACGGGCAATAAGCGCTTCCAAGGCTTCGTGATGTCCATCGCTCGCACAGGCGATCTCCGGCGCTGAGGCCAGTTCCGCATATCCCTTTCTGGCAATTGCATCCTGCCCGTTGAATCGCACCACTAGCGGCAGCATGATTCCCACCGCCTGACCATGGACCACACCAAAATGAGCTGTGAGCGGATTGGCTGCGGCATGAATTGCACCCAGCATGCTGTTTTCAATGGCAGTACCCGCCAGAGCCGCACCCAGCAACATTCTCCCGCGCGCCTCCAGATTTTTTGGCTCCCGCATCACGGTAGGAAAGCTATTAACGGTCAGCTTGAAAGCTTCGTGAGAATACATCAGCGAAAGCGCGTTTCTCTTTTTCGTCACTGCGGTTTCGACCGCATGAGCAATGGTATCAATCCCGGTGCAAGCCGCCACCCGCGCAGGCTGCGATAAGGTCAGGACCGGATCAAGAATGGCAATACGCGCTGCTGCTTTAGGATCGCCACAGGCCATTTTTTGATGGGTCTTCTCATCCGCGATGAGCGCGAAAGATTGGCACTCGCTGCCAGTTCCGGCGGTCGTGGGAATCGCGATCAAAGGCAGCATTGGTTTGGCCGCCTTCCCCATGCCCCAATAATCCTGTATGCGCCCGCCGTTGGTGAGAAGAAAGTTGCAGCCCTTGGCCGTATCCATGCTACTGCCCCCACCCAAACCAATTATGCTGTCGATCCCGGCCTCTCTGGCCACGGCCACGCATTCATCCACATCCTGAGTGTTTGGATTCTCACGCGCTTTTCCGTAGAGAACGACTGAGATTCCTGAAGCCTCCAGGATGCGCTGCACCCGTTCGGCATGTCCGGCCGCCACAATACCCGAGTCAGTTACCAGCAGTGACTTTCGGGCACCAAGGCCGCGCGCCAGTTCACCCAGACGCTCCACGCTGTTCGCACCAAATATTAGCCGCGTACGAGGTTGATGATCGAAGGAAATGGAACCGGGCTCGAGATCAGCGGTGACTTGGACCGAAGGATGGGTGTTTTGCACCGTCTCTTTCTGGCTATGTGCGGCTGATGACATGGTTTACGCAACTTTTATTCGGCCCACTACAGTTCTCCAATCTGACGGCACCCTGTTCATTTCTGTTCAATCAAATATCCTTCGAGCGTTCGATTGACCGGCGCTTATAAAGAAATTCGAACATGTTCCCTTCGTGGGGTTGCTCCCATGAAATCTTCATGGTGGAAATCGGTCCAAGGTTCAGTCGTTCGATATGCGATGATTCCAACAATTGATCAATAAAAGCCTGATCTTTCGTAATGGCAGTTACGACCAGTGATGGACCAATCCGATTTAACATCTCGGCTTGCGGCACCTCAACCACGCTGGCGTAGGGACATAGAAACTCACGATTTGCGAGCGGGTGCGCAAAGGAATTGCATAGCACAATGGTCGGCCTTAAATAAATCCCGCCTTCAAAAGTAACTTTTCGCGGGCCATTTCGGTAACTGGCCGTAACGTCGGCAGCTCCGGCAGTTTTCAAGTCCTGCTCAATCGCGCCATCGATGTACTCCGCCATTTTTGGATTGGCGAAGCCGGACAAACGCGCGTTCTCATCCGCGGCAGACAACGGAGCAATCGGCCCCAACTTCTTCGCCAGGGCATTCGCGATTTCAGCCGCATACTTGGGCACCACCACCGCCGAGGCATTAATACAACTACGCCCGCCATTATCGGAAATGGAACCAGCAATCAAATCAATGAATTCGGGCCAGTGTTCAATCTGATCCTCTCCGATCAAAACCTTGCTGTATCCCGGCCCATGAATTTGAATCGCCGGATTGTTCGCGTAGCGATCGGTGGTGGCTTTGTCACCAAAGATCAAGGCACGACCGCAGGATTTCAGAATTTCGGCAGCGCCTTCATGGTCAGTTGGATAAAAACCAAAAGCTTCGGCCGGACAGCCGGCAGCCATAAAAGCATAAATCAGCCGCAAAGGCGTCCAGGGTTCTTCACGCCCCGGCTTGATTATGACCGGCATCTTCAACGCAATGGCCGGCAGCCAAAGTGAATTCACGGCTGGAGAATTACTCGGCATGACCAGGCCCAGTGCCTGGGTCGTCGGATAATAACTGATGGGAGTGCCGAACTGTTGGCCATAACCCTTGTCCAGAATCGAAAGATCGAGCCCGCGCGTGAGGCCATTCAAAATTGTGCGCATGTTCGTGAGCGCATGATGAATTTTGGCCATGTTCCGCCGCACCATTGCATGCGGCAATCCGCTGGTGGCGGACAAGGTTTCCAGATATTGCCGGGCCGATTGGGTATGCCCTTTATCACCCAGCGGCAACGTGCCGTTCAGGAATAACTCACCAGCCTTCGCGCTGATTTCAATGAGCTGTTCGGTGGTAAACTTTTTTAGGGCCGCACGTGATTCCCCAATCCGTTGCAAATCCTTGCGAATGATACCGGCATTCACCTGGCTGATCGAAACCAGTGGGGCACCGGTCCGATGATCCGTGATGTTTACCTTGTCGAGACTCTCGTAGGCCTTGCCTCGTCGTAGAGCCGGGATGTGCGGAAGGTCACTCATATAAGCATGCCTGTTGCGTCCTGCAAATACATGGTGTCAGATTAGTAAACGCCTTCGACTATATTCTTTTCCATCGCGCCGAAGGGCCGCACTTCCGCCACGCCATCCCAAGCGTAAGGGGCGCGTGGTTCGCGACGAATCGCTTCATCGCGTTCGAGAAAACGTGGCATGAAAAATTCCCTGGTCAATGTGGTCAGCTCCACCCTACCCCACTCTCCATAATTCTTTACTTTAGTTGTGTCGCTGGGATCAACAATTCGCAGGACCGCCCTGGGCTGCGGAGCATAATAGGTGATTGAAAAATTATCTTCCGGACGCAAAGGCACGCTGGCGGCCAATCCCATCAAGGTGTTGCCATAAGTTGGATAGAAGCCGATCCGGCCTTCCAGGACTTCCTCCACAATAAAACGGACGTATTGCGGAGCCATGGTGGTGCCGCCACAGAACACACCGCGGATGCCAGCGTCCCACAAATTAATCTTCTCTCCCAAAGCTTCGAGCAGTTTTGGAGTCGTGAAAAGGGCGCTGATTTTGCGGTGCTTCAAAATGGTAACCGCCTGATCCACCACATGATCCATGTAAGCGCGGGCTTGCTCAAACTGCTTGTTCGAGATCACCTTTTTCACCCAGCGTGGATCTAGATCGACAAAATAGCAGGAACTGCCACGCACGTTGGCCAAATGCTCGACGGCCAGGCGCAGACGGCGCGGGCCGGTTGGCCCAACCATCAACCAATTTTTCCCCTTTGGGAAATGCTCATCAGGCAGCTTTTCGGAAAACTCTCTGTAATCCACCTTGTAATCATCCCAGCCGATGCGTTGCTTGGGCATTCCGGTGGTGCCGCCAGTTTCGAAGACGTTGAAGGGACGGCCTTGATATTTTTTGGGCACCCAAACCTCATTCTGCAGATCGCGCAGCCATTCATCCTGGAAATGCGGGAATTTAACCATGTCCGCAAAAGTATTTATTTCCTTGCGAGGATCGAAATTTTTCTTCGCCCAATCGAGCCAGAAGGAACATCCGGTTTCGGGGTTGAAGTGCCATTCAATGATTTCGCCCAGGTGCGCATCGAGTTGGGTCCTGGCTTGCTCGGGAGTGAGTTGGGTCATAGCGGAAATTGCTTGAGTTTAACGGCTGGCGACCGTGGATTTGGATTCTACCGTTGTTTCCACCGGCTCAGCTTTGGGTTCGGGCAACAAAAAAGTAAGCACCAGCGCGATGGCGAAGACTGCCGTCCCCACGATGCCGGCCGCAATGGCAACCTGATCGAAAGTGGATTTGGCGCCCGCCATCGGAGCAATAATATTTGTGGTCAATAATGCTGCCGAAGTGCCAAGCATGCGGCCACCCACATTGGTGGCGAAGCTGCCCCCTGTCCCACGCAAATGCAACGGAAACACTCTGGGCAGATACTCACCAAAGTAACTGAACTGCGCGACAATCAAGAGACCGCAAACGAAAATTCCCCACTGCATCTCGACAGCGGAATGTTTGTAGAACATCCAATAAGTAAGCGGGAGCATGATTAGGCCGGGAATTAAAAATAGTCGCAACAGGTTCCGCCGGGAAATGGCTGTCACCAATAAGATGGCCAGAATAATTCTTCCCACCAGGCCACCTGATTCTTGAGCTCCTTGCATGACGTTGCCCTGCTTTTTTACAGCCACATCGAAGGGTTCCTGCTGGTCTCGATTATCACCCAATTGCTTCAGAATCTTTTCGCGATCGATCACCGCCTTTTTCGCTTCGGGCTTGGACTGAGTCAGTTCCGTAAGGTTGGTGTCGAGCTGGCTGATGTGAGCGCCGAGTGTTGCGAGTTGGGCTTTGGCAGTTGTTTTCTGAACTTCGTCAGCATCGGGGTTATCAATGGTCTTTTTCGCCGACCTTATCTGAGTGCGGGTTCGGCCACGCTGCACGGTCAATTCCTCCAAGCCAGGAACATCACTCAAGGCCTGATGGAAAGCCGGCAGTGCCGCGAGCAAATCTGTATTGAGCTTGCGGGCATCGTCCTGAAGAGGCTTGAGAGCTTTGCGTTGTTCTGCAAGTTCCGGCAGGCCGGGAGCAACCCGCAATGGTGTGAGTTGCAGCGCGCCGAAAGCCGCAGCATAGGCACAGGCTGAAAGCAAGGCTGTGACCAGCGTCACCCGACGCAGTTCAGGTGCGAACAAAGCGCCGAAGCTGGGCCGTTTGAGAGTGCCAGCCTGCTTTTTCTCGCGCCAGGTCTGCGACTCAGGAACGAAGGGAAGCAGGACCATGATTGGAATCGCTGGCAGTATGCCGGTCATGAGCGCGTAGCGCCAGGCGGCGTGGCCATTAAAAATGTCGGGCAATGGCAATGTCGGCAACGTATTGGCACGAGTGATGATCCAGGCATTGATCCCGGTTACGAGCAGACCGCCTAACGATGCAAAAGCCTGTGTGCTGCCAAGGACGATTTCCTTCCGCCGCTTTTGCGGAAAGAGTTCGGCCAGCCAGGTAATCGCAGCCACAAACTCCACGCAGACACCGATGAAGGTCAGGCAGCGAAAGAACACAAACATCCCCAGACTCGTGCTAAAGGCCGCTGCAAAGGGTGAGAGTGAATAGACAAGAATGCTGGCCACCATGATTCGCTTGCGGCCGAAGCGATCGATGAGCCATCCGCCCAAAAGTCCGAACACACCACCGCACAGTGCACTCAGCCAAAGAATATTGCCCATCCACTTCGTAACCAGCGGATTGTTCGCCGGCACCTGAAGCAATTCGGCGATTGCTGGCACCCCCACGAGCGGGGTCATCAGCAACTCATAGGTGTCGAACAGAAACCCAATGCTCGCAATAATGATTACAAGCCACTGGGTTATCGTGAAGCGGGATGGGGATTCAGAAGTCATGTGGCGCCGGAGATTGAAGGCACTACTTCTGGATGTCCACCTTGGCAGGTTGATCCTTCAACGCGTCCGCTTTCGATTCATCATGGAATGAATAGAGGTGCGTGTTGGAAGCCACGTAAATGGAACCATTGGCCACCACTGGAGTGGAGTAAACCGGAGCGCCCAGGTTCGTTTCACTGATGATCTTCTTTTCCTTGGAGGCAGCCATCACGATGAAATCGCCATCTTCATCACCGGCGTAGAGCTTGCCATCGGCCACCATTGTGGAACCCCACATATGCGCTTTCATGTCATGCGTCCAATAAAGCTTGCCGGTCTCAGCATCGAGGCAATGGATGAAACCCGAGAAATCGCCCACAAACAACAGGCCCGTTTTCGGATCAATCGAAACGGTTGAAAGACTGCGATGAATTTTGTCGTACGACCAAATTTTGCCGGTCTTGGTGATGTCGCCCGTTTTAGTTGCATCGATGCAGGTCAGGTTACCAACTCCTTCGCCATGTTCCGGATCTTGTCCAACGGCAACGTAAATGCGGTTTTTGTAAAGCACAGGAGTTGCGTTTACTTCGCTGGGGCCATCGGCGGCTGGATATTTGTAAGGCTTGCCATCTTTGTCAGCCTTGTGTTCCGGAGGATTGCAGTCGTACCACCAGGCTTTCTTAAGATAACTCGTATCGCCTTCCTTCACCGGCTTGGCATCGAAGGCATAGCAGAAGCCGTCGCCACCGCCAAAGAAAACCAGTTGCTTGCCATTCACAACTCCAGCTGAAGGAGAGCTCCATTGACCGTGAAAAATATGCGGCCCAATGTGAGCATCATCTTCGCCCATCAATTCACCCGTCTTTTTGTTCAGGGCGATGAAGCTCGGAGAATTGGGTGAAGGAATGTTCGAGTGCGTCCAGTCCTGACCGTTGGAGGTGCAGACATAAATCATGTCCCCCAGAACCAGGATTGAACAATTAGAGGCGTTGTGCGGGAAGACACCCAGTTCATCCATCATGTCGTAACGCCAGATGATATCGGCATCCTTAGGCCCGATCTTGGCTTTAGGTTTGCCGGGTCCAACTACGTATTGCGCCTCGTCGGTGAAAGGACCTTGATTGCCATTGGCCTGGCCGTTCAGATTCAGACAGAGGACTTCACAACGACTTGTCACCACGTAGACGCGATCCCCTTCCACACAAGGAGAAGAGAGCAGGCCGAGATTTTCCCAGTCGTTCACCTTGCCGGAAGCCAGCTTGGGGACCACCAGTTGCCAGAGAAAGTCGCCGGTTTTTTCGTCGAAACAGAGGAGGATGCTGCGGTCGCCTTGATGTTGAGGGTCGCGCGGGTTTTCATTATTGGTGCCGATCAACACCTTGCCATTGGCAACCACCACGTTGCCGTAACTTTGCGATCCCAGTTTCGCCACCCACTTGACGTTCTTGGTGGTCTTCATGTCCACATCGTCGGTCCCGGACTTCAATTTGCCGGGATCGAAATGATCGGGGAGGCCGGTTTCAGGCGAGTAGAAATTGCGGGCAGGATCAGATCCGCCCCAGCGCGGCCAATCAGCAGCAAAGGCGCTGGGCAGCAACAGGCTGACACCAACAACACCGGTCAGCAAGGTGGTGGAAAGAAACTTGTGATTCACTGTTTTCATGTTCTTTTGTCAGGGCTGGATAACTCTATTTAACCTGCTCTGTTTGATTCTTTAAATCTATTTATTTGAGGTCACCGTAATATTATCGATGAACACACGCTTCTGGGGGGCAAAAGCGAACAATCCGGGTGAACCGCTTTCATTGGCATGTTTATGCGGAACTTCAATGAGCCATTTATCCGGTTCAGCCTCGCCTTTTTTCCAGGCCTTCGCGCGGATCACGCCCGAACCGTCAGATGCCACGTCCACCCGGGTCTTCAAATGATACCACACCTTGGGAGACCAATCGAAAGGCACCGCTTTACGGAACAATTCCTGGGTTGAATTCACCTCGAGTTCCTTGGAATTACCTTTCATCACAATGTAATAACGCTGGTTGACCAGGCCCACTTCGGACATGTTACGTTTATTCCCATCGCTCATGACATCGGCCTCGATGGTGTAGTTTTTGGTGTTGGGATCACCAATGAAAACTGTGGCGCGCTGGAAGAACGGATTATCAATCGTTTTCGCAAGCACTTTGCTGCCTTCCATGTCCCGAATCTCAAATTTGAAGCGTGCACCGATCCAGGGGAGTGGTGGATAGGCGAACGTCACATTTTCGGCGGCGTTGGTTTCCATGAGCGAAGCCCACTCAAAATCCTGCTTGATCGGGAGATAGGGCAGGACGCGACCGCGCATATAACCTTTCAAGCCACCCACGCTGGCTTCGAAAGCCCCCGCGGAAGGCACGGGATCATTGGCCGCAACCAATTGATTCTTCTCGTCGAAAGAGGCTTTCATGCTGGACTTCACCTTCGCTGTGGCGGGAATGAAGGAAGCCCACTTTACAGACTTGGCATCCTTGATATTTTCCACCGTAAACCCATTGGCATCGAGCGAGCGAACGCGGAACGATTCCGTCTGGCCGGGACGCATCAAGACTTCCGAAGGGATTACCTGCAACTGAGCAGCCTTGCCGGGCGCCGGCCATTGCTCAGCCACCTGTTCAGGTGGCAGACCTGGATTTTTGCCCTTCTTGCCAAAGCAATACAAGTGGCGCGTGGTCTGCATGTAGATCTTGCCATTGTAAGCTGTGGGTGTACCGAAGCAACGACCATCCAGCGAAGCATGGGCGAGAATTTCGCCATCCTTGTCCGTAGGTCTAATGACATAGAGAACGCCCTTGGTTCCTGCCTCGCCTGAGCCTTCAGTTTTGATCGCAGGATCATCCAACATGGGGACATACAGCTTGCCGTCCGCATACAAAGGACAGGAGTTGCGCTCTTCAATGCCAATCTTTTTCTTCCAGAGGATGTTGCCGTTATTGGCATCAACACAACAGAGATCGCCCTTTTCACTGACCACATACACACGGTCGCCAACCAGGATAGGCGAACTGGTGG is part of the Pedosphaera parvula Ellin514 genome and harbors:
- a CDS encoding MFS transporter encodes the protein MTSESPSRFTITQWLVIIIASIGFLFDTYELLMTPLVGVPAIAELLQVPANNPLVTKWMGNILWLSALCGGVFGLLGGWLIDRFGRKRIMVASILVYSLSPFAAAFSTSLGMFVFFRCLTFIGVCVEFVAAITWLAELFPQKRRKEIVLGSTQAFASLGGLLVTGINAWIITRANTLPTLPLPDIFNGHAAWRYALMTGILPAIPIMVLLPFVPESQTWREKKQAGTLKRPSFGALFAPELRRVTLVTALLSACAYAAAFGALQLTPLRVAPGLPELAEQRKALKPLQDDARKLNTDLLAALPAFHQALSDVPGLEELTVQRGRTRTQIRSAKKTIDNPDADEVQKTTAKAQLATLGAHISQLDTNLTELTQSKPEAKKAVIDREKILKQLGDNRDQQEPFDVAVKKQGNVMQGAQESGGLVGRIILAILLVTAISRRNLLRLFLIPGLIMLPLTYWMFYKHSAVEMQWGIFVCGLLIVAQFSYFGEYLPRVFPLHLRGTGGSFATNVGGRMLGTSAALLTTNIIAPMAGAKSTFDQVAIAAGIVGTAVFAIALVLTFLLPEPKAEPVETTVESKSTVASR
- a CDS encoding PQQ-binding-like beta-propeller repeat protein; the protein is MKTVNHKFLSTTLLTGVVGVSLLLPSAFAADWPRWGGSDPARNFYSPETGLPDHFDPGKLKSGTDDVDMKTTKNVKWVAKLGSQSYGNVVVANGKVLIGTNNENPRDPQHQGDRSILLCFDEKTGDFLWQLVVPKLASGKVNDWENLGLLSSPCVEGDRVYVVTSRCEVLCLNLNGQANGNQGPFTDEAQYVVGPGKPKAKIGPKDADIIWRYDMMDELGVFPHNASNCSILVLGDMIYVCTSNGQDWTHSNIPSPNSPSFIALNKKTGELMGEDDAHIGPHIFHGQWSSPSAGVVNGKQLVFFGGGDGFCYAFDAKPVKEGDTSYLKKAWWYDCNPPEHKADKDGKPYKYPAADGPSEVNATPVLYKNRIYVAVGQDPEHGEGVGNLTCIDATKTGDITKTGKIWSYDKIHRSLSTVSIDPKTGLLFVGDFSGFIHCLDAETGKLYWTHDMKAHMWGSTMVADGKLYAGDEDGDFIVMAASKEKKIISETNLGAPVYSTPVVANGSIYVASNTHLYSFHDESKADALKDQPAKVDIQK
- a CDS encoding aldehyde dehydrogenase family protein; protein product: MSDLPHIPALRRGKAYESLDKVNITDHRTGAPLVSISQVNAGIIRKDLQRIGESRAALKKFTTEQLIEISAKAGELFLNGTLPLGDKGHTQSARQYLETLSATSGLPHAMVRRNMAKIHHALTNMRTILNGLTRGLDLSILDKGYGQQFGTPISYYPTTQALGLVMPSNSPAVNSLWLPAIALKMPVIIKPGREEPWTPLRLIYAFMAAGCPAEAFGFYPTDHEGAAEILKSCGRALIFGDKATTDRYANNPAIQIHGPGYSKVLIGEDQIEHWPEFIDLIAGSISDNGGRSCINASAVVVPKYAAEIANALAKKLGPIAPLSAADENARLSGFANPKMAEYIDGAIEQDLKTAGAADVTASYRNGPRKVTFEGGIYLRPTIVLCNSFAHPLANREFLCPYASVVEVPQAEMLNRIGPSLVVTAITKDQAFIDQLLESSHIERLNLGPISTMKISWEQPHEGNMFEFLYKRRSIERSKDI
- a CDS encoding iron-containing alcohol dehydrogenase — translated: MSSAAHSQKETVQNTHPSVQVTADLEPGSISFDHQPRTRLIFGANSVERLGELARGLGARKSLLVTDSGIVAAGHAERVQRILEASGISVVLYGKARENPNTQDVDECVAVAREAGIDSIIGLGGGSSMDTAKGCNFLLTNGGRIQDYWGMGKAAKPMLPLIAIPTTAGTGSECQSFALIADEKTHQKMACGDPKAAARIAILDPVLTLSQPARVAACTGIDTIAHAVETAVTKKRNALSLMYSHEAFKLTVNSFPTVMREPKNLEARGRMLLGAALAGTAIENSMLGAIHAAANPLTAHFGVVHGQAVGIMLPLVVRFNGQDAIARKGYAELASAPEIACASDGHHEALEALIARLEGLLNLAQIPRSLADCGVDRSKIKIMAAEAANQWTATFNPRAVSEKDFVELYEAAFRPRGDGKLS
- a CDS encoding PQQ-binding-like beta-propeller repeat protein; this encodes MKLTTRIAVGVFGLFLTGSSFTSTTVAAPAKGWLNWRGPQQNGTSLEKGLPDTIDPQHPLWVADLPGQSTSVIANGKVYIMGYLGEGADLQEGVVCFDAETGKKLWQQLFSDFLSDTIYLRYATSSPTVDEETGNVYMQGTQGILAAFTADGKLLWKHSLMEEFGRLTFPNSRTASPVIDKDLVITRGITANWGAQGPAADRFYAFDKKTGELIWSSSPGDRPKDNSYSNPSMGFLDGKRVFYSATGDGGVVCANARTGEPIWRIPMTKAGINAAVLVHNNDKVICIYGTPYEPGQLVALKIPHVTPTNAAAAPVVVERSTAQLWADDISTSTSSPILVGDRVYVVSEKGDLCCVDANNGNILWKKKIGIEERNSCPLYADGKLYVPMLDDPAIKTEGSGEAGTKGVLYVIRPTDKDGEILAHASLDGRCFGTPTAYNGKIYMQTTRHLYCFGKKGKNPGLPPEQVAEQWPAPGKAAQLQVIPSEVLMRPGQTESFRVRSLDANGFTVENIKDAKSVKWASFIPATAKVKSSMKASFDEKNQLVAANDPVPSAGAFEASVGGLKGYMRGRVLPYLPIKQDFEWASLMETNAAENVTFAYPPLPWIGARFKFEIRDMEGSKVLAKTIDNPFFQRATVFIGDPNTKNYTIEADVMSDGNKRNMSEVGLVNQRYYIVMKGNSKELEVNSTQELFRKAVPFDWSPKVWYHLKTRVDVASDGSGVIRAKAWKKGEAEPDKWLIEVPHKHANESGSPGLFAFAPQKRVFIDNITVTSNK